From Bacillus sp. FSL K6-3431, the proteins below share one genomic window:
- a CDS encoding iron ABC transporter permease, which yields MMNDKLKIWLYMVGCIIIFLILASIHISQGQSSSGYFSFWQQLKHNNQQMNFFLYNRLPRFAIGCIAGAALAVAGMIMQSITKNPLASASTLGIHSGAYFFVVACAIFFPKASGNFPLVIAFGGGLVAAMLVWSLVGKTLDPVRVALTGLIVSMLFSSFTGALQLFYSNEVAGLFLWGSGSLLQLDWSGVQFAWPWFTVTIIIALLLSRKLDVLLLGEEAAIGLGEKVGGIKALGWIIAILLASITVAVVGPIGFVGIIAPHIVRLLGFRLHFSMILGNIIVGATLLIGADVLVRLITQTQELPVGAMTAIIGGPLLIYLAIKMSKGKREKASALNGHDFFSRKWLVVLCISLIALLVLFISVLFGGTEFTPINNIVQELAHNIYVWDFRVPRILVSFLVGMLMAAGGMILQSVLRNPLADASVLGVTSGAGMVAMIFLIMFPGIPFYFIPVGAIIGALLAMGIILIFSFRSGFQPIMLVLIGISISAICSAIIQILVVKSKLNVTQALTWLSGSTYGSSWDHVLIAALTLILFFPIIYYFSRTYDVLLFGDELAIGFGLKTQKVRLYMIVLGVILSAISVAIVGTIGFIGLLAPHAARRMVGIKHQHIFPVTVLLGGILLIIADFLGRYLLAPKDVPAGLLVSLVGAPYLLYLLKMTGKISVK from the coding sequence ATGATGAATGACAAATTAAAAATATGGTTGTATATGGTCGGATGTATCATTATATTTTTGATTCTCGCATCCATTCACATAAGTCAGGGACAGTCTTCATCAGGTTATTTTTCCTTTTGGCAACAACTTAAGCATAATAACCAGCAAATGAACTTTTTCTTATATAATCGTTTACCGCGTTTTGCAATAGGTTGTATAGCAGGAGCAGCATTGGCTGTCGCTGGGATGATTATGCAATCTATAACGAAAAATCCGTTAGCAAGTGCAAGTACATTAGGTATACATTCAGGGGCATATTTTTTTGTTGTAGCTTGTGCGATTTTCTTTCCAAAAGCGAGTGGGAATTTCCCTTTAGTTATTGCCTTCGGTGGAGGACTTGTAGCGGCAATGCTCGTATGGAGTCTGGTTGGGAAAACACTTGATCCCGTTCGTGTTGCACTAACGGGTTTGATTGTCAGTATGTTGTTTTCATCTTTTACTGGAGCCTTGCAACTATTTTACTCCAATGAAGTAGCTGGTTTATTTCTATGGGGGTCTGGCTCACTATTACAATTGGATTGGTCAGGAGTTCAATTTGCTTGGCCTTGGTTTACTGTAACGATTATTATAGCATTATTGCTAAGCCGTAAATTAGATGTACTGTTGCTTGGGGAAGAGGCGGCAATAGGTCTCGGAGAGAAAGTTGGAGGCATTAAAGCGCTTGGTTGGATAATCGCCATCTTATTGGCATCTATTACTGTAGCTGTCGTTGGTCCCATTGGTTTTGTAGGCATCATCGCTCCACATATTGTGCGTTTATTAGGATTCAGACTCCACTTTTCTATGATCCTAGGCAATATTATAGTAGGTGCGACACTGTTAATCGGCGCAGATGTGCTTGTTCGTCTAATCACTCAAACTCAAGAATTACCAGTTGGAGCAATGACTGCTATTATTGGTGGTCCCTTACTCATCTATTTAGCTATTAAAATGAGCAAAGGGAAAAGAGAAAAAGCTTCCGCTTTGAATGGACACGACTTTTTCTCCCGGAAATGGCTTGTCGTCCTTTGTATATCATTAATTGCATTACTCGTCTTATTCATAAGCGTCTTATTTGGGGGCACAGAGTTTACTCCGATAAATAACATTGTTCAGGAATTAGCACATAATATATATGTATGGGATTTTCGTGTACCTCGAATACTAGTTAGCTTTCTAGTAGGCATGCTCATGGCAGCAGGAGGTATGATTTTACAATCCGTATTGCGTAATCCTCTGGCCGATGCTTCTGTACTAGGTGTGACTTCTGGGGCAGGTATGGTAGCGATGATCTTCCTCATTATGTTCCCGGGGATTCCATTCTATTTCATTCCTGTAGGAGCAATTATCGGTGCTTTGTTGGCGATGGGGATTATATTAATATTCAGTTTTCGTAGCGGTTTTCAACCAATTATGCTTGTATTAATTGGTATATCGATTTCTGCAATATGCTCGGCCATCATTCAGATACTTGTAGTGAAATCAAAACTGAATGTCACGCAAGCTTTAACATGGTTATCAGGTAGTACATATGGTAGTTCCTGGGATCACGTACTGATTGCCGCGCTTACTTTGATCTTATTTTTCCCGATTATTTATTATTTTTCAAGAACGTATGATGTACTTTTATTCGGAGATGAATTGGCAATTGGCTTTGGTTTAAAAACACAAAAGGTACGTTTGTATATGATTGTCTTAGGTGTTATATTATCGGCAATTAGTGTTGCCATTGTCGGTACAATCGGCTTTATTGGATTGTTAGCTCCACATGCAGCTAGGAGAATGGTCGGAATAAAACATCAGCATATATTTCCTGTTACTGTCTTGCTTGGTGGAATTCTTTTAATTATTGCAGATTTTCTTGGACGTTATCTATTGGCACCGAAAGATGTACCTGCAGGGCTATTGGTTTCCCTTGTAGGAGCACCTTATTTGCTTTATTTATTAAAGATGACTGGGAAAATATCTGTTAAATAA
- a CDS encoding ABC transporter permease translates to MNAYISVLKLRLLNGMQYRAAAFAGVATQFFWGFMYIMIFEAFYQHAIQTPPISFQALITYIWLQQAFLAFIMLWFRDNELFDLITSGNIAYELCRPCGIYGFWYAKLLAQRLSSAMLRSFPILIVAFLLPQPYKMTLPPNVTTFLLFLSSMILGLLLLVAISMFIYISVFITMSPVGSLLVFGVIGEFFAGLTIPIPFMPIWLQNIAYMLPFRLTADFPFRVYSGHIPQDEAISGILAQLIWLLVLVLLGRFAFNKALKRVVVQGG, encoded by the coding sequence ATGAATGCATACATCTCTGTATTAAAATTGAGACTTCTGAATGGAATGCAGTATCGGGCAGCCGCATTTGCTGGGGTGGCAACACAATTTTTTTGGGGATTTATGTATATTATGATTTTTGAAGCGTTCTACCAACATGCCATCCAAACACCACCTATTTCATTCCAAGCATTGATTACTTATATTTGGTTGCAACAGGCATTCCTTGCATTCATTATGCTGTGGTTTCGTGACAATGAATTATTTGATCTGATTACTAGCGGAAATATCGCATATGAACTTTGTAGACCTTGTGGAATCTATGGATTTTGGTATGCAAAACTACTTGCACAACGATTGTCGAGTGCCATGCTTCGTAGCTTTCCGATACTGATCGTGGCTTTTTTATTACCACAACCATATAAGATGACTTTGCCACCAAATGTAACAACCTTTCTATTATTTTTATCATCTATGATTTTAGGATTATTGCTTTTAGTAGCTATTTCCATGTTTATTTATATTTCAGTCTTTATTACGATGTCTCCAGTAGGATCTTTGCTTGTTTTTGGCGTAATTGGCGAGTTTTTTGCCGGATTAACGATCCCGATTCCGTTTATGCCTATATGGCTTCAAAATATTGCATATATGCTGCCATTTCGTTTAACAGCAGATTTTCCATTTCGCGTTTACTCGGGACATATTCCACAAGATGAGGCAATCAGTGGGATACTTGCCCAGTTAATTTGGCTGCTCGTTCTAGTTTTACTTGGGAGATTTGCTTTTAATAAAGCATTAAAAAGGGTGGTCGTACAAGGAGGGTGA
- a CDS encoding ABC transporter ATP-binding protein, translating to MSTLTVDQVAVGYSNTMIINGLSVKIPEKKITTIIGPNGCGKSTLLKTIARILKTQNGAVFLDGRAIQQLPTREIAKKMAILPQGAEAPPGLTIFELVSYGRFPHQRGFGTLKKEDLKHIHWAIEVTGLKELQDRPVEALSGGQRQRVWIAMALAQDTEILILDEPTTYLDMAHQLDILLLLKQLNEEEGKTIVMVLHDLNHASRFSHYMIAMKDGAIITEGLPEKVMTCANLQSVFDINATMMACPFSENPICLSYQLNKETECLLRTAEQT from the coding sequence ATGTCAACTCTTACAGTCGACCAAGTTGCAGTTGGTTATTCAAATACAATGATAATAAACGGGCTAAGTGTTAAGATTCCCGAAAAAAAAATTACAACGATTATCGGTCCAAATGGATGTGGGAAGTCTACATTACTTAAAACGATTGCCCGTATTTTGAAAACACAAAATGGCGCTGTGTTTTTAGATGGACGCGCCATACAACAGTTACCGACAAGGGAAATTGCGAAAAAAATGGCGATCTTGCCACAGGGTGCAGAAGCACCACCGGGCCTTACTATATTTGAATTGGTTTCATACGGAAGATTTCCGCATCAACGAGGATTCGGCACTTTAAAAAAAGAAGATCTAAAGCATATCCATTGGGCTATTGAAGTTACTGGATTAAAAGAATTGCAGGATCGACCTGTAGAAGCTTTATCAGGAGGACAACGACAGCGTGTATGGATTGCGATGGCTCTTGCACAGGATACAGAAATTCTTATTTTGGATGAGCCAACGACGTATTTAGATATGGCGCATCAATTGGATATTCTCTTATTGCTTAAACAATTAAATGAGGAAGAAGGAAAAACGATTGTAATGGTGCTTCACGATTTAAATCACGCTTCGCGTTTTTCACATTATATGATTGCAATGAAAGATGGTGCGATCATTACTGAGGGCTTGCCTGAGAAAGTAATGACATGCGCAAATCTACAATCTGTATTTGATATTAATGCGACAATGATGGCTTGCCCATTTAGTGAAAATCCTATTTGTCTTTCTTATCAATTGAATAAAGAAACGGAATGCTTATTGCGAACTGCTGAACAAACATAA
- a CDS encoding MDR family MFS transporter, whose protein sequence is MKDNNNEPKKYEYLADNPNFKVLPIMLSLIIGAFFAILNETLLNIALITLMDEFSISLTTVQWMATGFMLVMGVVIPISALLLQWYTTRQLFLSTMIVFTIGTIICAIAPSFPILLVGRLTQAVGTGLLMPIIFNVFLLIFPPHKRGKIMGLIGLVIMFAPAIGPTLSGIIVEYLGWRYLFIIVIPFAIFSIAFAYKYLINVSEVTKPKIDILSIIFSSIGFGSIVYGFSAVGESAAGFLSPNVAIAITIGVIGIVLFSMRQLKLDEPIMDLRVFKYPMFTHAVLMFLIIIMTMFASEIILPIYMQGPLALTAATAGLILLPGSILNGIMSPFMGHLFDKFGPRVLMIPATIVLSGTMFMMSRLTSDTALWVVILGYILIMLTVSAIMMPAETNGLNQLPKRLYPHGTAVMSTLQPVAGAIGVSVFISIMNARQLKFLQNADTPKDPATINEAMVAGVELVYFLAFAMSIVAVILAFTVYRAEPKEDDLPQKEG, encoded by the coding sequence ATGAAAGATAATAATAATGAACCAAAGAAATATGAATATTTGGCGGATAATCCAAATTTCAAGGTTTTACCCATTATGCTCTCCCTAATTATCGGTGCTTTTTTTGCGATATTAAATGAAACACTATTAAATATTGCGCTTATTACGTTAATGGACGAATTTTCGATATCGTTAACTACTGTGCAGTGGATGGCAACAGGATTTATGCTCGTGATGGGGGTTGTAATTCCCATATCCGCTTTGTTATTGCAATGGTATACGACTCGACAATTATTTCTAAGTACAATGATTGTTTTTACCATTGGGACAATAATATGTGCTATTGCACCGTCTTTTCCCATTTTGTTAGTAGGACGGTTAACACAGGCTGTTGGAACAGGTTTATTAATGCCAATTATATTTAATGTGTTTCTATTAATTTTTCCACCGCATAAGCGTGGTAAAATAATGGGATTAATAGGTCTTGTTATCATGTTCGCTCCTGCTATTGGACCAACACTTTCCGGGATTATTGTTGAATATTTAGGATGGCGCTATTTATTTATTATCGTTATCCCATTTGCTATATTTTCTATTGCATTTGCTTATAAATACTTAATCAATGTTTCAGAAGTGACAAAGCCGAAGATTGACATATTATCCATTATTTTTTCTTCTATTGGTTTTGGATCCATTGTATATGGCTTCAGTGCTGTAGGAGAAAGTGCCGCTGGATTTTTAAGTCCAAATGTGGCGATTGCGATTACCATTGGAGTCATAGGAATTGTCTTATTTTCAATGAGGCAACTAAAACTTGATGAACCGATAATGGATTTAAGGGTTTTTAAATATCCGATGTTTACACATGCTGTATTGATGTTCTTAATTATCATCATGACAATGTTTGCTTCAGAGATTATTTTACCGATTTATATGCAAGGCCCTTTAGCTTTAACAGCTGCAACAGCCGGACTCATCCTATTGCCGGGTAGTATTTTAAATGGAATCATGTCACCATTTATGGGGCATCTCTTTGACAAATTTGGCCCTAGAGTATTAATGATTCCAGCAACAATTGTATTAAGTGGGACGATGTTCATGATGAGCAGATTAACTTCTGATACAGCCTTATGGGTTGTCATTCTTGGATATATCCTAATAATGCTAACTGTTTCAGCTATAATGATGCCTGCAGAAACAAACGGATTAAATCAGCTTCCTAAACGATTATATCCACACGGAACGGCAGTCATGTCGACGTTACAGCCTGTTGCAGGGGCAATTGGTGTTTCGGTGTTTATCAGTATAATGAACGCAAGACAGCTTAAATTTTTACAAAATGCAGATACCCCTAAAGATCCAGCAACAATAAATGAAGCAATGGTGGCTGGTGTTGAACTTGTATATTTTCTTGCTTTTGCCATGTCTATCGTAGCGGTGATTTTAGCATTTACTGTGTACCGTGCGGAGCCAAAAGAGGATGACCTACCGCAAAAAGAAGGATAA
- a CDS encoding DUF4349 domain-containing protein: MMRKGITFLLLSCFFGLLAGCSSNDSSENAKMDDPSQSSEEVAIQTEMDQGKNFSESEEVADKKTNEITSNRMIIHQAQLRLNVKNLEKAQLTFEKKVNDYGGYIVESNVYRENEDVMSGMITVRIPEKHFQQFLKDAEGEAAEVIERNVTGQDVTEQYVDLESRLKSKRVVEERLLDFMSKASKTEDLLKISNDLSTVQEEIEVIVGQLKFLENQTSYSTIDISMQENRVIVPGIDSKNLNTWEKTKKQLATSMNFILTASSGLIVFSIGNLPVILIVLIVGAIIYFSVKRKKKNKDLT; the protein is encoded by the coding sequence ATGATGAGAAAAGGAATTACTTTTTTACTATTATCATGCTTTTTTGGATTATTGGCTGGTTGTAGCTCGAATGATTCGAGTGAAAATGCCAAGATGGATGATCCATCTCAAAGCTCTGAAGAAGTTGCGATACAAACCGAAATGGATCAAGGGAAAAATTTTTCTGAATCAGAAGAAGTAGCTGATAAAAAAACAAATGAAATCACTTCAAACAGAATGATTATTCATCAAGCGCAATTACGTTTAAATGTGAAAAATCTAGAAAAAGCTCAGCTTACATTTGAGAAAAAAGTAAATGATTACGGTGGGTACATTGTAGAATCGAATGTATATCGGGAAAATGAGGACGTTATGAGTGGTATGATCACAGTCCGAATTCCCGAAAAACATTTTCAACAATTTCTAAAGGATGCCGAAGGAGAAGCAGCCGAAGTGATAGAGCGGAATGTAACTGGTCAGGATGTTACAGAACAGTATGTTGATCTCGAGTCTAGATTGAAATCGAAACGAGTGGTGGAAGAAAGATTGCTTGATTTTATGAGCAAGGCAAGCAAAACAGAAGATTTATTGAAAATTTCCAATGATTTATCTACTGTACAAGAAGAAATTGAAGTGATCGTTGGACAGCTTAAATTTTTAGAGAATCAAACATCTTATTCTACCATTGACATATCAATGCAGGAGAATCGCGTGATCGTTCCAGGTATAGATAGTAAAAATTTAAATACATGGGAAAAAACGAAAAAACAACTTGCTACAAGTATGAACTTTATCCTTACCGCTTCTTCTGGTTTGATCGTATTTTCAATTGGAAACTTACCGGTTATTTTGATTGTGCTAATTGTTGGGGCAATTATTTATTTTAGTGTAAAAAGAAAGAAAAAGAATAAAGATTTAACATAA
- a CDS encoding ABC transporter permease, translating to MNLYFKYLQILFKSQMQYRTSFLLLSLGQFFIPLSVFAGLYFLFERFGQIKGWTFFEVALCFAVIHMAFSISECFARGFDAFSSLVRDGNFDRLLVRPRSTIIQVMGSQFEFTRFGRLIQSLIVLIWAISNLPIEWSIIKACILVLMIISGVFIFTGIFILAATMCFWTIQGLEVVNIFTDGGREMAQYPLNIYHKWVSKFFTFVIPFGCVNYLPLMYLLDKNEGNSIVYMMAPVAGIIFILPCLFVWEFGVKRYRSTGS from the coding sequence TTGAATCTTTATTTTAAGTATCTCCAAATTCTCTTTAAATCTCAAATGCAATATAGAACATCATTTTTACTTTTATCTCTTGGTCAGTTTTTCATCCCTCTATCAGTCTTCGCGGGATTATATTTTTTATTCGAGCGTTTTGGACAAATTAAAGGTTGGACTTTTTTCGAAGTTGCACTTTGCTTTGCAGTCATTCATATGGCTTTTTCAATTAGTGAGTGCTTCGCTCGTGGATTTGATGCTTTCTCCAGCCTTGTGAGAGATGGGAATTTTGATCGCCTACTTGTCCGTCCAAGAAGTACAATCATCCAAGTGATGGGTTCACAATTCGAGTTTACGAGGTTTGGCAGACTAATTCAGAGTTTGATTGTGTTAATTTGGGCAATAAGTAATTTGCCTATTGAATGGAGCATTATTAAAGCTTGCATCCTCGTACTAATGATTATTAGTGGCGTATTTATATTCACTGGAATTTTTATCCTTGCAGCAACAATGTGCTTTTGGACGATTCAAGGCCTCGAAGTGGTTAATATATTTACAGATGGTGGAAGGGAGATGGCGCAATATCCACTAAATATTTATCACAAGTGGGTATCAAAGTTTTTTACATTCGTCATCCCTTTTGGCTGCGTCAATTACTTACCGTTAATGTATTTACTAGATAAAAACGAAGGAAATTCCATTGTGTACATGATGGCACCTGTAGCTGGAATTATATTTATTCTTCCTTGTTTATTTGTTTGGGAATTTGGTGTTAAACGTTACCGATCGACAGGGTCTTAA
- a CDS encoding ABC transporter ATP-binding protein: protein MITIDGLSKSFKVAKRSTGLRNSVKALFHREHTIVQALNDISFSIEPGEIVGYIGPNGAGKSTTIKVMSGILVPDSGSCTIMGYTPWKERVHYVKNIGVVFGQRSQLWWDVPVIDSFMLLRDIYKIPQSEYKSNIDLLVETLDLQTLIYTPVRQLSLGQRMRCEIAASLLHSPSVLFLDEPTIGLDALSKIAVRQFIKTINKEKGVTVILTTHDMNDIEALADRVLLIGKGSLLYDGKLEELRKKYGSHKILTADYQENSQSFDINGVTVHSQTIERAVLSIDTEKVMIAEVITKLSEMVELLDVSIEAQPIEEIIVQLYKEYQI, encoded by the coding sequence TTGATTACTATTGATGGTTTAAGTAAGTCTTTCAAAGTTGCGAAGCGCTCCACTGGATTGAGGAATTCAGTGAAAGCGCTATTTCATCGTGAGCATACGATTGTTCAAGCGTTGAATGATATTTCTTTTTCTATTGAACCAGGAGAAATTGTCGGGTATATTGGTCCAAACGGCGCTGGGAAGTCTACAACGATCAAAGTCATGAGTGGTATTTTGGTCCCAGATAGTGGAAGTTGCACAATTATGGGATACACTCCTTGGAAGGAACGAGTACATTACGTCAAAAATATCGGAGTCGTCTTTGGACAACGTTCACAACTATGGTGGGATGTGCCTGTAATTGATTCTTTCATGTTACTTCGCGATATTTACAAAATCCCTCAATCCGAGTACAAGTCAAATATCGATCTGCTCGTCGAAACGCTTGATCTACAAACGCTTATTTATACGCCCGTACGCCAGTTAAGCTTAGGTCAACGGATGAGGTGTGAAATCGCAGCATCTCTTTTACATAGTCCGAGTGTCTTATTTTTAGACGAGCCAACAATTGGACTTGATGCACTATCAAAAATTGCCGTCCGACAGTTTATTAAAACCATCAATAAAGAAAAAGGAGTCACGGTTATTCTTACCACGCACGATATGAATGACATCGAAGCACTTGCTGACAGAGTCCTTTTAATCGGCAAAGGAAGTTTACTGTATGATGGAAAGCTAGAGGAACTAAGGAAAAAATATGGGTCACATAAAATACTTACCGCAGATTATCAGGAAAATTCACAATCATTTGACATTAATGGTGTTACCGTACATTCTCAGACAATAGAAAGGGCTGTTCTTAGCATTGATACGGAAAAAGTAATGATTGCCGAAGTCATCACAAAATTATCTGAAATGGTAGAGTTGTTGGATGTCTCTATCGAAGCACAACCAATCGAAGAGATTATTGTACAGCTCTATAAGGAATACCAAATATGA
- a CDS encoding ABC transporter substrate-binding protein: MRKLFILVIAMLFALTACAEKGQVVKDDSGSKMDEKIEIKHALGTETFDKAPERVVALEWNYVEELLALDIQPVGVADIEGFNKWVKIDKQLDDDVVDVGTRQEPNLEEIAKLKPDAIITLANNHESIKNDLEKIAPTIFYDTTSKKASKDLYQTSIDSFKTTSKLLQKEKEAEEVISQLEDKYAKAKNEIEGLNLTTKNFVFTQAFTVNQAPSFRLFTKNSMVSHVLEKVGLENQITDNEDAEWGFIEANIEGVSKYQDSLFIHAVQKDDPLFENVKNNKAWNDFTFVKENHIYDIGGDTWTFGGVLSANTLVNNLLKALKQ; this comes from the coding sequence ATGAGGAAGTTATTTATTTTAGTCATTGCTATGTTATTTGCTTTAACAGCATGTGCCGAAAAAGGGCAAGTTGTTAAGGATGATAGTGGAAGTAAAATGGACGAAAAAATTGAAATAAAACACGCTCTAGGTACAGAAACCTTTGATAAAGCACCAGAACGTGTAGTTGCATTGGAATGGAATTATGTGGAGGAACTACTTGCCTTGGATATTCAGCCAGTGGGAGTTGCGGATATCGAAGGTTTTAATAAATGGGTTAAAATTGATAAACAGCTAGACGATGATGTAGTCGATGTCGGCACGCGACAAGAACCCAATTTAGAAGAAATTGCAAAGCTTAAACCAGATGCAATTATTACACTCGCTAATAATCATGAGAGTATAAAGAATGATTTAGAAAAAATCGCTCCTACAATTTTTTATGATACAACATCTAAAAAAGCGTCTAAAGATCTTTATCAAACTTCAATAGATTCATTCAAAACTACATCAAAATTATTGCAAAAGGAAAAGGAAGCCGAAGAAGTTATTAGTCAATTGGAAGATAAGTATGCTAAAGCGAAAAATGAAATAGAGGGACTGAATTTAACAACGAAAAACTTTGTCTTTACACAAGCATTTACTGTAAATCAGGCCCCATCCTTCCGTTTGTTTACTAAGAACTCTATGGTTAGCCATGTGCTAGAAAAAGTAGGTCTTGAAAATCAAATTACAGACAATGAGGATGCGGAATGGGGTTTTATTGAAGCCAATATTGAGGGAGTTTCGAAATATCAGGATTCTCTTTTCATTCATGCCGTTCAAAAAGACGATCCACTTTTTGAAAATGTCAAAAACAATAAAGCTTGGAATGATTTCACCTTTGTAAAGGAAAATCATATCTATGATATTGGCGGTGACACTTGGACTTTTGGCGGAGTTTTATCTGCTAATACACTAGTAAATAATCTGCTTAAAGCTTTAAAACAATAA